The genomic DNA CGCCCGCATTATCGTTACTTATGCCTACATTTTCTTTTGTAGCTACTCCAGCATGCCTCACAGCACACCTTCAACGCCACTACAATGCTCCCCTACCACTTTTACAAGTCCATAGCTTCGGTAATATGTTTATGCCCGATTATTATCCATGCCGAACCGCTCGACTAGTGAGCTGTTACGCACTCTTTAAATGAATGGCTGCTTCCAAGCCAACATCCTAGCTGTCAAAGCAGTTCAACCTCGTTTATTCAACTTAACATATATTTGGGGACCTTAGCTGATGGTCTGGGTTCTTTCCCTCTCGGACATGGACCTTAGCACCCATGCCCTCACTGCTGATTAACATTTTATAGCATTCGGAGTTTGTCAGGAATTGGTAGGCGGTGAAGCCCCCGCATCCAATCAGTAGCTCTACCTCTATAAAACTATAAATCAACGCTGCACCTAAATGCATTTCGGGGAGTACGAGCTATTTCCGAGTTTGATTGGCCTTTCACCCCTACCCACAGGTCATCCGAAGACTTTTCAACGTCAACCGGTTCGGTCCTCCACTGTATGTTACTACAGCTTCAACCTGCCCATGGGTAGATCACACGGTTTCGCGTCTACCACTACTAACTAAAGCGCCCTATTCAGACTCGCTTTCGCTACGGATTCGTGACTTAATCACTTAACCTTGCTAGCAACGGTAACTCGTAGGCTCATTATGCAAAAGGCACGCCGTCACCCCAAAGGGCTCCGACCGCTTGTAAGCGTATGGTTTCAGGATCTATTTCACTCCCTTATTCAGGGTTCTTTTCACCTTTCCCTCACGGTACTAGTTCACTATCGGTCTCTCAGGAGTATTTAGCCTTATCGGATGGTCCCGACTGTTTCATACAGGATTACTCGTGTCCCGCACTACTCAGGATACTGCTATCTTACTGCTCTTTACTTATACGGGACTATCACCCTCTTTGGTTAGTTTTTCCAAACTATTCTAATTCATCACAGCTCAAATATTGCAGTCCTACAACCCCAGAAATGCCGTAACATTACTGGTTTGGGCTAATCCGCGTTCGCTCGCCACTACTAACGGAATCACTTTTGTTTTCTTCTCCTCCGGGTACTTAGATGTTTCAGTTCTCCGGGTTCGCCTCCTTGCGGATAACATATCTTCAATATGCTGGGTTGCCCCATTCGGATATTTACGGATCAATTTGTATGTGCCAATCCCCGTAACTTTTCGCAGCTTATCACGTCCTTCATCGCCTCTGAGAGCCTAGGCATTCCCCATACGCTCTTATTTAGCTTATTGTACTTTTTGCTTTTTTAATGAGTTACATTACTAATAGCAGCTCGTTACTAACTATTAGCATGTTATTATTAATATTAATGAGATTTAATCTCATTAATTTGTATTTCATGTATCTTTTTTCAATATGTCAATGAACTTTTCAGTATTTAAACTGAATCGTGGAGAATATCGGAGTCGAACCGATGACCTCCTGCGTGCAAGGCAGGCGCTCTAGCCAGCTGAGCTAATCCCCCATTATTAAATCCCGAATATTGCATTCAGAACTTAATTATTTAGAATTGACAACTTCTAGAATTTCCTTTTTTCCTATAGTAGTTAGTAGTCTCAGGCAGACTCGAACTGCCGACCTCTACATTATCAGTGTAGCGCTCTAACCAGCTGAGCTATGAGACTCTACTATAATAGATTTTAAATTAACAGCAGGAGAATAAACAATTTTTTCCTTGTTTTAAATTTTATCGGTCGTCTTTCTCTAGAAAGGAGGTGTTCCAGCCGCACCTTCCGGTACGGCTACCTTGTTACGACTTAGCCCTAGTTACCGATTTTACCCTAGGCCGCTCCTTACGGTGACGGACTTCAGGCACTCCCAGCTTCCATGGCTTGACGGGCGGTGTGTACAAGGCCCGGGAACGTATTCACCGCATCATGGCTGATATGCGATTACTAGCGATTCCAGCTTCACGGAGTCGAGTTGCAGACTCCGATCCGAACTGTGATAGGGTTTATAGATTCGCTCCTGGTCGCCCAGTGGCTGCTCTCTGTCCCTACCATTGTAGCACGTGTGTAGCCCAGGACGTAAGGGCCGTGATGATTTGACGTCATCCCCACCTTCCTCACAGTTTGCACTGGCAGTCTTGTTAGAGTTCCCGACTTGAATCGCTGGCAACTAACAACAGGGGTTGCGCTCGTTATAGGACTTAACCTGACACCTCACGGCACGAGCTGACGACAACCATGCAGCACCTTGTAAATTGTCCGAAGAAAAGTCTATCTCTAAACCTGTCAATTTACATTTAAGCCCTGGTAAGGTTCCTCGCGTATCATCGAATTAAACCACATGCTCCACCGCTTGTGCGGGCCCCCGTCAATTCCTTTGAGTTTCATTCTTGCGAACGTACTCCCCAGGTGGGTCACTTATCACTTTCGCTTAGCCACTCAAACCGAAGTTCGAACAGCTAGTGACCATCGTTTACGGCGTGGACTACCAGGGTATCTAATCCTGTTCGCTCCCCACGCTTTCGTCCATCAGTGTCAGTTGATTATTAGTAATCTGCCTTCGCAATTGGTATTCTATGTAATATCTATGCATTTCACCGCTACACTACATATTCTAACTACTTCATAATAACTCAAGATAACCAGTATCAAAGGCAATTCTACAGTTGAGCTGCAGGATTTCACCTCTGACTTAATTATCCACCTACGGACCCTTTAAACCCAATGATTCCGGATAACGCTTGGATCCTCCGTATTACCGCGGCTGCTGGCACGGAGTTAGCCGATCCTTATTCTTACAGTACCGTCAAGCCTCTACACGTAGAGGTGTTTCTTCCTGTATAAAAGCAGTTTACAACCCATAGGGCAGTCTTCCTGCACGCGGCATGGCTGGATCAGAGTTGCCTCCATTGTCCAATATTCCTCACTGCTGCCTCCCGTAGGAGTCTGGTCCGTGTCTCAGTACCAGTGTGGGGGATCCCCCTCTCAGGGCCCCTATCTATCGTTGCCATGGTGTGCCGTTACCACACCATCTAGCTAATAGAACGCATAGTCATCTTGTACCGTAATCTTTAATATCATCCCGATGCCGAGTCGATATACTATAAGGTATTAATCTTCGTTTCCAAAGGCTATCCCTTAGTACAAGGTAGATTCTATACGCGTTACGCACCCGTGCGCCGGTCGTCAGCAAAAGCAAGCTCCCCTGTTACCCCTCGACTTGCATGTGTTAAGCCTGCCGCTAGCGTTCATCCTGAGCCAGGATCAAACTCTTCATCGTTAAATTTTTAAGTGTTTCCACTAATATGCTTAACAACCAAAGAAATTAATTTAGTACTCGAATGGTTTATTCTCTTGTTTGTCTCTAACCGTTTCCAGTTAAAAACTTACGCTGTCAATTCAATATGTTTATGAACTTTATATTCTAATTTTTATTCGCTAATTTTGTTACCTCATTAGCGGGCTGCAAATGTAAAACCCTTTTTTGTTCTACGCAATGTTTTTTTAGTTTTTTTTGAAAATTTTTATCCCCTTTTAAATCACTAAAAAATCAAAATACTACTGAACTTTTTCGCTCTAAACTTTGGTGTTTTTTGCGGCTGCAAACATACAACCTTTATTTAATATAAAAAGCTTTTTTGAAACTTTTTTTATTTATTTTTTTTAACCTTTTTTTGAACGTCACTTTTGTGCCTTTGCCTATATAGCTTAAGCGCTAAGCGGCTGCAAATATACAACCATTTATTTCTTTAACAAGCTTTTAATTTATCTTTTTTGTGTTTTATTTTAAACACCTCGCTTAAAAGCTTCTAATCAATACTTTATAGACTTATTTTTTTTACGCTTATTTATTATCTTTGTCCTTATTATATATACCCTTAATTTTATGCTTTTACCTCTAAACTATATATTAATTAAACTACTTAAATAAATGTATGATTCTTATTTGTAATAATTATACCTTTTTTTGAAAATGTTTTTTTCCGTTAGGGATTGATACGGCATCCTTTTTTTTTATTTCTAAAAAAAAGATATAGTGGAAAGCCCGACCTTTGGGAACGCCATTAATACTAAAATAATATAATTTCACTTTTTGTATTGCTTGTCTGTTAGTAACCTATTATCTTTGTTTGTTGAATTTAATATTATATATGATACAGATTACTTTACCAGATGGGAGTGTAAAATCGTTTGAAACGAATTCTACACCTATGGATGTTGCTAAGAGCATTAGCGAAGGCTTAGCCAGAAATGTTATTTCGGCAAGTTTTAACGGTTTAACAGTTGAGACTATTACCCCTCTTACCACCGATGGATCATTAATATTATACACCTGGAACAATGATGAAGGAAAAAAAGCTTTTTGGCATTCTAGTGCTCACGTTTTAGCACAAGCTATTCAGGAATTATATCCAAACGCTAAATTAACTATCGGGCCAGCTATTGAGCGTGGTTTTTATTATGATGTAGATTTTGGTGATGATGTTTTAACTGATAAAGATTTTAAAGCTGTTGAAAATAAGATGTTAGAGATTGCTAGAGGTAAGCATGATTTTAATATGAGAAGCGCTACTAAGGCCGAGGCTTTAGAACTATATAAAAACAATCCTTTTAAGACTGAATTAATACAAAATTTAGAGGATGGTACTATTACTTTTTGTGACCATTCTACTTTTACAGATTTATGTCGTGGTGGCCATATTCCAAATACAGGAATTATTAAAGCCGTTAAAGTACTATCTGTAGCTGGTGCTTATTGGAGAGGAGACGAAACAAAACCTCAATTAACGCGTGTTTATGGTATTAGTTTTCCTAAACAAAAAGAATTAACTGAGTATTTAGCGCTTTTAGAAGAAGCTAAAAAGAGAGATCATAGAAAACTGGGAAAAGAACTTGAGTTATTTACCTTCTCTCAAAAAGTTGGAGCTGGTTTACCATTATGGCTACCTAAAGGAACTGCTTTACGAGAGCGTTTAGAAAACTTTCTAAAAGCTGCACAAAAGAAAGCTGGTTATGAAATGGTAATGAGCCCGCATATTGGACAAAAAGAATTATATGTCACTTCAGGTCACTATGCAAAATATGGAGAAGACAGTTTTCAACCAATAAAAACACCAAAGGATGATGAGGAGTTTTTATTAAAACCAATGAATTGTCCTCACCACTGTGAAATTTACAATGCTTCACAATGGTCTTATAAAGATTTACCTAAGCGTTATGCTGAATTTGGAACTGTATATAGATATGAGCAAAGTGGAGAATTACATGGTTTAACACGTGTTCGAGGTTTTACTCAAGATGACGCCCATTTATTTTGTACGCCAGACCAATTAGATGCTGAGTTTAAAAATGTAATTGACTTAGTACTATATGTTTTTGGATCGTTAGGTTTTGAGAATTTTACAGCTCAAGTTTCTTTAAGAGACCCTGAAAATCCTGAAAAGTATATAGGTAGTTTAGAAAATTGGGAGAAAGCAGAACAAGCTATTATTA from Lacinutrix sp. 5H-3-7-4 includes the following:
- the thrS gene encoding threonine--tRNA ligase gives rise to the protein MIQITLPDGSVKSFETNSTPMDVAKSISEGLARNVISASFNGLTVETITPLTTDGSLILYTWNNDEGKKAFWHSSAHVLAQAIQELYPNAKLTIGPAIERGFYYDVDFGDDVLTDKDFKAVENKMLEIARGKHDFNMRSATKAEALELYKNNPFKTELIQNLEDGTITFCDHSTFTDLCRGGHIPNTGIIKAVKVLSVAGAYWRGDETKPQLTRVYGISFPKQKELTEYLALLEEAKKRDHRKLGKELELFTFSQKVGAGLPLWLPKGTALRERLENFLKAAQKKAGYEMVMSPHIGQKELYVTSGHYAKYGEDSFQPIKTPKDDEEFLLKPMNCPHHCEIYNASQWSYKDLPKRYAEFGTVYRYEQSGELHGLTRVRGFTQDDAHLFCTPDQLDAEFKNVIDLVLYVFGSLGFENFTAQVSLRDPENPEKYIGSLENWEKAEQAIISAAKDKGLNYVIETGEAAFYGPKLDFMVKDALGRQWQLGTIQVDYNLPERFDLTYKGSDNELHRPVMIHRAPFGSMERFIAILLEHTGGNFPLWLMPNQVSILTLSEKYEKYGEKVLNLLENHEIRALIDNRSETIGKKIREAEMNKTPYMIIIGENEEKENKISVRQHGGEDLGTISVEDFSEIVKTEINKTLKQF